In a single window of the Longimicrobiaceae bacterium genome:
- a CDS encoding HD domain-containing phosphohydrolase, producing the protein MTVQPNVARAVTRREQMETARILIVEDDPSIVMLLQWMLRQEGYRNLATTSDARQVVTLFRTFHPDLVLLDLHLPYRSGLSLLEEIRAELSEDEYLPVLVLTGDISAEAREKALTSGAKDFLRKPFDQIEVLLRIENLLETRFLHRRLADRRAELEREVEERTRELQAAQIEILDRLTTAVEMHDDITGHHTRRVGEVAASMASVLGLDAQKVDLIRRAAPLHDVGKVGIPDTLLKKPGPLTEEEFGLVKTHTTIGARMLEGGASELMRVARDIALSHHERWDGTGYPHGLRGEEIPLPARIVALADYCDALAHDRPYRKAWPRERIRKEVRRQSGAHFDPQVVEAFFTL; encoded by the coding sequence ATGACTGTGCAGCCAAACGTCGCGCGCGCGGTAACGCGCCGCGAGCAGATGGAGACCGCCCGCATCCTGATCGTAGAGGACGACCCCTCGATCGTGATGCTCCTGCAGTGGATGCTGCGGCAAGAGGGCTACCGGAACCTCGCCACCACCAGCGATGCGCGGCAGGTGGTGACCCTGTTCCGGACCTTCCATCCGGACCTGGTGCTGCTCGACCTGCACCTACCCTACCGCAGTGGCCTCTCCCTTCTCGAGGAGATCCGCGCCGAGCTGTCCGAAGACGAGTATCTGCCCGTGCTGGTGCTCACCGGCGACATCTCGGCTGAGGCGCGGGAGAAGGCGCTCACCAGCGGCGCCAAGGATTTCCTCCGCAAGCCCTTCGACCAGATCGAGGTGCTCCTGCGCATCGAGAACCTGCTGGAAACGCGGTTCCTGCACCGCCGGCTGGCGGATCGCCGTGCCGAGCTGGAGCGGGAGGTCGAGGAGCGCACGCGCGAGCTGCAGGCGGCTCAGATCGAGATCCTCGACCGGCTCACCACGGCCGTGGAGATGCACGATGACATCACTGGCCATCACACCCGCCGGGTGGGTGAGGTAGCGGCGAGCATGGCCAGCGTGCTCGGCCTGGATGCGCAGAAGGTCGACCTGATTCGCCGTGCCGCTCCGCTGCACGACGTGGGCAAGGTGGGGATTCCGGACACGCTGCTGAAAAAGCCCGGCCCCCTCACCGAGGAGGAGTTCGGGCTGGTGAAGACGCACACCACCATCGGCGCGCGGATGCTCGAGGGCGGCGCCTCGGAGCTGATGCGCGTGGCGCGCGACATCGCGCTCTCGCACCACGAGCGCTGGGACGGCACGGGGTACCCTCACGGACTGCGGGGCGAGGAGATCCCGCTACCGGCGCGCATCGTCGCGTTGGCGGACTACTGCGACGCCCTGGCGCACGATCGCCCATACCGCAAAGCCTGGCCGCGAGAGAGGATCCGGAAAGAGGTCAGGCGGCAGTCGGGCGCTCATTTCGATCCTCAGGTGGTGGAAGCCTTCTTCACCCTCTGA
- a CDS encoding response regulator, with translation MIVDDEDSLVWSLEKLLQQAGYRELATLTDSREAVTLFDSFRPDILLLDLQMPYLDGYDVLRALKPLLAGDRNFPILVMTGEVQPEAKVRALAEGARDFITKPFEQIEVLLRVKSLLEMRKLRRTVRAQARMLERREWEEGLERELQEAAQG, from the coding sequence ATGATCGTCGACGACGAGGACAGCCTCGTCTGGTCGCTGGAGAAGCTGCTCCAGCAGGCGGGTTACCGCGAGTTGGCGACGTTGACCGACTCGCGGGAAGCCGTCACTCTGTTCGACTCCTTCCGTCCTGACATCCTCCTCCTCGACCTTCAGATGCCGTATCTGGACGGATACGATGTCCTGCGCGCGCTGAAACCGCTGCTGGCGGGCGACCGGAACTTCCCGATCCTGGTGATGACGGGAGAGGTGCAGCCGGAGGCGAAGGTTCGCGCCCTCGCCGAGGGGGCGCGCGATTTCATCACCAAGCCTTTCGAGCAGATCGAGGTACTTCTGCGGGTCAAGTCGCTCCTCGAGATGCGGAAGCTCCGGCGAACCGTGCGCGCACAGGCCCGCATGCTGGAGCGTCGGGAGTGGGAGGAGGGCCTGGAGCGCGAGCTGCAGGAGGCAGCCCAGGGCTGA